Below is a genomic region from Pyxidicoccus trucidator.
GGCTGACGGCCGTCTTCCGGCTGATGGCCTGGGACGCGGCCCGGCTGGCCTCGCGCGCGCGGGCGGCGAGGATGATGCGGGCCACCACCGCCTCGGCGATGGACTTGTTGTCGTTGAGCCACTTCTCCAGCGCCGGCCGGAGCACGCCGTCCACCTGGGCCGCCACCTCGGGGTTGTTGAGGCGCCCCTTCGTCTGGCCCTGGAACTGCGGCTCCACCACGTAGGTGGAGAGGATGGCGACCATGCCCTCGCGGATGTCCTCCGCGGTGAGCGTCACGCCCTTGGGCGTCAGGTTGTGCGTTTCAATGTAGTTGCGCACCGCCTTCACCACGGCGCCGCGCAGGCCCGCCTCGTGGGTGCCGCCCAGGTTGGTGGGGATGCCGTTGACGTACGAGCGGATGTGCTCGTCCGTGGCCTCCGTCCACGCCAGCGAGGCCTCCAGCCGCACCCCGTTGTCACGCGAGTGGTAGAAGGTGACGCTGCCCGGCGGCACCATCGGCTTCTGCCGCTCGGCCACCACCTTGGTGAGGTACTCGGCGATGCCGCCGTCGTGCTTGTACGTCACGTGCGTGTGCGGGTGGGCCGTGTCATCCTTCCAGATGACCGTCATGCCCTTGTGCAGGTAGCTCTTGGCCTCCAGCCGCTCGCGCACCAGCTCCGCGTCGAACTTCAGCTTCTCGCCGAAGATTTCGGGGTCCGGCTCGAAGGTGACGGACGTGCCCGTGCCGCGGCAGGGGCCCTCCACCTTCAGCGGGGTGGTGGCCCGGCCGCGCGAGTAGTTCTGCAAGTGCCGCTTGCCGTCGCGCTTGATCTCCACCACCAGCTTGCGCGCCAGGGCGTTGACCACCGAGCTGCCCACGCCGTGCAGACCGCCCGAGTGGATGTAGTTGCCCTGCTCGAACTTGCCGCCCGCGTGCAGCGTCGTGAGGATGACCTCCACGGCCGGCTTCTTGTGCTTGGGCATGATGTCCACGGGGATGCCGCGCCCGTTGTCCACCACGGTGATGCTGCGGCCGTCCTTGTGGAGCGTCACCTCGACGGTGGTCGCGAAGCCGTTGATGACCTCGTCCACCGAGTTGTCGAGGATTTCCCACAGCAGGTGGTGATAGCCCGTGCTGTCGGTGCCGCCGATGTACATCGCGGGGCGCTTGCGCACCGGCTCCAGGCCCTCGAGGACCTGGATGTCCGCGCCTGTGTAGCTTTCCTTCTTCGTCGCCATGGCGTCCTCTGACTACTCCTTCTTCTCAGGCAACTGGATGAAGGCGATGGGCCGGGCCACCTTCTCCACCGCGTCGCGCTTCGACATCTCGTGGCCCTTGCCGCCGCGGCCCGTCACCTCGTACTTCGCCGGGGACAGGTGCAGCTGGCGGCCCTTCTGCGTCTCGAACTCCAGCTTCGCGTCCTTCTCGTTCGGCTTGACGGCGAGGAAGTCCACCACCGCGTCGCCCTCGTCCACCTTGATGACGGTGACGCCCTTGCCGGGCCCCGCCAGCTCATTCACCTCCGCCACCTTGCACACCAGGGCGCTCGTCTTGCGGGTGAGCACGGCGACCAGGTCCTTCTCGCCCACCGGCTGCACGCCGATGATTTCGTCGCCCTCGCCCGTCTTCGCGTAGCGGCGGCCGGCGCGGGTGGAGGCCTCCAGGTGCGGCTCCAGCAGGAAGCGCATGCCCAGGCCGTGCTTCGTCACGCCCAGGAGCTTCTCGTGGCGGGGCAGGCGCGCGTCCAGCGACAGGGCGGACACCACCCGCTCGCCGTCGTCGAACTTGAAGAACTTCTGCACCGGCTCGCCGTAGCCCGTGGAGGCGGGCACGTCGTTGAAGCGGGTGACGTACGCGGTGCCGAAGTTGCTGAACAGCACCAGGTTGGCCTTGAGGCTGCCGGCCAGCACCGCCATGACGGCGTCGCCCTCGCGCAGGCGGGTGGAGGCGGGGTCCTTCACCTCGCGCACGCGCTTGAGCCACCCGTCACGGGTGAGGACGACGTGGGCGTCCTCGTCGGCGATGAAGGACTCCTCGTTGAACTCCAGCTCCTCGGAGCCCGCGCCGCCGATGCGGGTGCGGCGCTTGTCGCCGTACTGCGTCTTCAGCTCGAGCAGCTCGTCCCGGACGACGCTCCAGACCTTCTCCTTGCTCTTGAGGATGCCCTGGATGCGCTTGATGGCCGCGCGCTTCTCCTTGAGCTCTTCCTGGACGACGAGGATTTCGAGTCGGGCCAGCTTGTAGAGCTTCATCTCCAGGATGGCGTCCACCTGGACCTCATCCAGCTTGAAGCGGGCGATGAGCTTCTTCGCCGCGTCCTGCTTGCCCTCGGACGCGCGGATGATCTTGATCATCTCGTCGAGCGCGTCGTAGACCTTCTCGAAGCCCTCGAGGATGTGGACGCGCCGCAGCAGCTCGCCCAGCTCGTGCTCGAAGCGCTTGCGGACGACCTCGTTCCGGAAGACCAGGAAGTGCCAGAGGATGGCCTTGAGGTCCAACCGCTGCGGGGTGCAGACCTCGGGGTTGTCCTCGTTGGGGACGAGGCAGGTGAGGTTGACGCCGAAGTTCGTCTGGAGCGGCGTCTGCTTGTAGAGGTACGCCATCACCAGCTCGGGGTTGGCGTCCTTCTTCAGCTCCAGGACGATTCGCACCTCCTTGGTGGACTCGTCGCGCACGTCGGTGATGAGCGGCATCTTCCGCTCGCGCACCAGGTCGCCAATCTTGGCCACCAGGGTGGACTTGTTCACCGTGTAGGGGATGGAGGTGATGATGATGAGCTGGCCGCCGCGCTTCAGCTCCTCCAGCTTGTACTCCCCGCGGATGCGGATGCTGCCCTGGCCCGTCTCGTAGATTTCGCGCAGCTCGGGCTTGCTGTTGAGCACCTGCGCGCCGGTGGGGAAGTCCGGCCCCTTGACCCACTTGAGCAGGTCCTTGGTGACGAGGTTCGGGTTCTCGATGAGGGCCACCAGCGCGTCCACCAGCTCGCCCAGGTGGTGGGGCGGGATGTTGGTGGCCATGCCCACGGCGATGCCGGTGGTGCCGTTCATCAACAGCTGCGGCACGCGGGCGGGGATGACGACGGGCTCCTGGAGCGAGCCGTCATAGGTGGCCCGGAAGGGGACCGTCTTCTTGCCCAGCTCGGTCAGCAGCTCGCTGGCCAGGGCCGCCAGGCGGCACTCGGTGTAGCGCATGGCCGCGGCGCCATCGCCGTCCATGGAGCCGAAGTTGCCGTGGCCGTCCACCAGCGGGTAGCGCAGGGAGAAGTCCTGCGCCATGCGCACCAGGGCCTCGTAGATGGAGGCGTCGCCGTGGGGGTGGTACTGGCCCATGACGCTGCCGACCACCTTGGCGGACTTCTGGTACTTGGCCTCATGCGTCAGCCGGTGGTCGTGGTACATGCCGAAGAGGATGCGGCGCTGCACCGGCTTGAGGCCGTCGCGCACGTCGGGCAGGGCGCGCGAGGTGATGACGGACAGGGCGTAGTTGATGTACCGGCGACGCGCTTCGTCGGCCAGCGAGGCCGGAACGGAATTCTCCCCACCACCACCACCGGCCCCCGCCGCGCCGCCGCCACCGCCACCACCCCCGGCCCCCTGCTTCTTTCGCGTCTTCGTTTCGGCTTCTGCGAGCATGGTCATCAA
It encodes:
- a CDS encoding DNA gyrase/topoisomerase IV subunit B; its protein translation is MATKKESYTGADIQVLEGLEPVRKRPAMYIGGTDSTGYHHLLWEILDNSVDEVINGFATTVEVTLHKDGRSITVVDNGRGIPVDIMPKHKKPAVEVILTTLHAGGKFEQGNYIHSGGLHGVGSSVVNALARKLVVEIKRDGKRHLQNYSRGRATTPLKVEGPCRGTGTSVTFEPDPEIFGEKLKFDAELVRERLEAKSYLHKGMTVIWKDDTAHPHTHVTYKHDGGIAEYLTKVVAERQKPMVPPGSVTFYHSRDNGVRLEASLAWTEATDEHIRSYVNGIPTNLGGTHEAGLRGAVVKAVRNYIETHNLTPKGVTLTAEDIREGMVAILSTYVVEPQFQGQTKGRLNNPEVAAQVDGVLRPALEKWLNDNKSIAEAVVARIILAARAREASRAASQAISRKTAVSHRLNLPGKLADCSSTDPGQSELFIVEGDSAGGSAKQGRDRRTQAILPLRGKVLNAEQASTDKVTTNKELQDIVSALGCGIGTDFDITKLRYGRVFLLMDADSDGHHIATLLLTFFYRHLRPLIESGAIHIAQPPLYRVDLGKETYWALDEEHRDRIIREKTKGNAKPNIMRFKGLGEMTPDELKETTLDPKQRMSLRVTIDNPLETDRLINDLMGKDVSARFKFIMERAAEVQDLDV
- a CDS encoding DNA gyrase/topoisomerase IV subunit A gives rise to the protein MLAEAETKTRKKQGAGGGGGGGGAAGAGGGGGENSVPASLADEARRRYINYALSVITSRALPDVRDGLKPVQRRILFGMYHDHRLTHEAKYQKSAKVVGSVMGQYHPHGDASIYEALVRMAQDFSLRYPLVDGHGNFGSMDGDGAAAMRYTECRLAALASELLTELGKKTVPFRATYDGSLQEPVVIPARVPQLLMNGTTGIAVGMATNIPPHHLGELVDALVALIENPNLVTKDLLKWVKGPDFPTGAQVLNSKPELREIYETGQGSIRIRGEYKLEELKRGGQLIIITSIPYTVNKSTLVAKIGDLVRERKMPLITDVRDESTKEVRIVLELKKDANPELVMAYLYKQTPLQTNFGVNLTCLVPNEDNPEVCTPQRLDLKAILWHFLVFRNEVVRKRFEHELGELLRRVHILEGFEKVYDALDEMIKIIRASEGKQDAAKKLIARFKLDEVQVDAILEMKLYKLARLEILVVQEELKEKRAAIKRIQGILKSKEKVWSVVRDELLELKTQYGDKRRTRIGGAGSEELEFNEESFIADEDAHVVLTRDGWLKRVREVKDPASTRLREGDAVMAVLAGSLKANLVLFSNFGTAYVTRFNDVPASTGYGEPVQKFFKFDDGERVVSALSLDARLPRHEKLLGVTKHGLGMRFLLEPHLEASTRAGRRYAKTGEGDEIIGVQPVGEKDLVAVLTRKTSALVCKVAEVNELAGPGKGVTVIKVDEGDAVVDFLAVKPNEKDAKLEFETQKGRQLHLSPAKYEVTGRGGKGHEMSKRDAVEKVARPIAFIQLPEKKE